The Syngnathus typhle isolate RoL2023-S1 ecotype Sweden linkage group LG14, RoL_Styp_1.0, whole genome shotgun sequence genome segment CGCTTATGGGGAAAATAACTTCTTGTGACACTTGTCAGGCACTTTCCATTCATTTAGTCCTCTAACATGAGCATACGTATGTGCTTCTAAAAACCCTCCCTGGCAGATGTGACAGTAACAGCGCCCTTTTGCTTTTCCACAGCTCGCTCGCATGGGTAGTGACACTGCACACACACCTATCGCAATGTTGCTTCAGCTTCCTCTCGGTATCACCTTCATTCTAAATAGCTCCTTTACTGGAGGCAGGCTGCCAAATGGTTGTGGTGGCTGTGGTGCCAGGGTCCTGCGCATGGCTTGGGATTGACCTACTTTCCAACATTTATGTAATCCTGTTCCGAAAGGTGGGATGATGGGAGCGTGTCGCGTCGTGTCGTGTCGTGGCTTGGGTAACCACAGGTATGTTCCTACATATACCCAGGATTCTTTGGAATTAGGCAAGGGCAGGCCATCCAGGGTCTGTTTTGCATGCCACTGGTTGGCATTACAAACTTGACAGGGTACTTTTCCTCTCCGGTCTCAAACTGGGCAAAACATGCGAACTCAGCCTACAGTTCTGCATTCAATGTCGAGTAGGACGATACAATTATGAAGAGGGGGCACTTTTCTGGCCATCCAAATCATCCTGTTTTGAATCGCTAAGGTAGCATTACAATCTTATCACTTTCATGAAAGCTTACACAAAGACTCGAGCGCAAACCTGCTGCGGAAAAAAATCGTTGACCTCTTGGGAATGCTGTTGTTCCCTACCAAATGCATGGAATGTCTTTTTAGGGGGTAACAAGAACATATACGTAGAAAAGGCCAAATCAAAGGTTTTAGTTGGAGGAATGTGGACCAGGAATGGATTTTCAAAGGCCAAGAAAGGCCTTTTCTATTTCAAGCAGGGTGCAGGGTAACCTTGTGTTGCCTCGCCAAGCtctaagaaagaaagagagagagagagaccgaaTGCTTTTACAAAGGGGCGGCACTCAGGAAGGGAGCGATTGGTTTTTGCTCacattgagagagagagagataactGGCCTATTTTGTTTTGGTACGAAATGTGTTCAATTTCAAGGCCCGTGTGAAGAGTCAAATGTCAACGCACACTGTGCAGATACAGTTTGGCTTCACATAGTGATAAATGGCTGGCCTGCCAGCGTATGTGAAAGGGAGCCACTCTTGCATACCCGTTTAATTTCGAGGAAAATCCGGATGGCCTATTCACCGGAAAGCAGGAAATGAATGCGAGAGCAACTGTTGGGATGGCTTTCCTTCCTAAAATGTATGATTCTGTAATGAGGTGGAAACATGTGCACATTCACTTGTGCTTTTCTATGCTTATTTGGAAAGTGCATGGCACTCTACCTGTCTGACCTCATGCTTTGGCCTTGCATAAATAAGTGGAAGCAGAAGCATTGTGTCAGCCAAGAAGCACAATGAACAGGCTGAGGTCATAATGAGATAGAGCTTGTGGAAACACTGATGCTCTCTCTCACTAACATGGCTGCCTTGGAAACTACTCCTGTACGACCCCGAATCAGGACGGTAAAATCACACTCCAGCAAATCAACCATGGAGCAGCCAAACAAAGACCCGAAGAAGCTCGGAGTTCACGTAGAGGGCAAAATGGCTAAAGTGACTTTTCGCGTACTCCGTCTCAGGAATGCGTTTGAAAATGTAGCATCATGTCCATCGCTGTTCCTTCAAATgctgaagagaaagaaaaagggtGAGCAGGAGCCAGCCGTAGGGCAGGCTAATCCATTTGAATCAATCTGGAATCAACACTTTTCAACCCTACtccgaaaatgacatcatttcatGGCTCGTTACAATGATGTCATTGCAAAAAAAGAATTCCTTTCATTGCACTTGGCCTCACACACAGGAAGCCACATGCTGTCAAGTAATCCAGCAAGAGCTTGGGAATTATTTGCTTCATCCTGTTGATGCATTCTTGGCTAAACTGTATACCGTTCACTGTGAAGATAACAAGGAGTGTTTTACAGATCACGCTTCCATTTCTTAGTTCTTGATAGATAGCACTAGCTCATTTCGATGTCATTTGACTTGTGTCCTTGTTTATCCAGACAGAGGCGATGAAAGGTGCCCTGAAGGATCTCAATCTGAACATTGTGGAAATGACTGATGAGAGTGCTACATTGGATGGAGGAGACGTTCTCTTCACAGGTAAACGGCAATCATATGGGCCACCGTTGGCCAACAGACTATCGTGGGTCTGATGTTTGGAGTCTTCTCAGAGACATTCCACAGCGGGACGTCACCACGGTGACCCTGTGCCTCGGCACACTGAGCAAAATTCCCTCTGAACATAATCTGCGGTGAAAACATGACGTAGCACGCCGCATCGTCAAATCGGATCAGCGTGGATTCGATTCGATGTCGACCTTTAGTTGCACCGATGAAGCAAGCGTATTTTGCGAAATTAGATTCGGCAGTTAAAATGTGGGTCAATAGTATCTTGACCactagcaagcaagcaagcaaacgCACTTGATTTGATTTCTAGACAACACATGGCATGCTTCCAAAAGCTTCATTGGCATGGCCCCAGCTAATAACAAATCAAGAGTCAGCAGGATAAATGAACAGCCATCCGGACTCTTTTTGTCCTCTGCCGTGTTGGCCGCCTTTTTCTCTGCTGACTGCAGTGTTCAGCAATTGGAGTTCCAAGCACCCTTTtggtgtttttttctctctctctctctctctctctctctctctcagatgTCTATTTGTGAGATGTCATTTGCAGTAAATGATTGTCCCAATGCCATTATAGCCACAGAAATGAAAAATGCCAGACCATATGAAGCTGCTTGGCCATTTGCACCTAGGCTTCCTACCACTTTTGTCCACAAAAGTATTTCTGAGGTTGATGGACAAGACTTGGATGACGCGCTCTGTCTGCTTTAGATCATCTCAGAGGTGTTTGATGGCCTTGATGGAATTTGCTGTGCGCACTGGGTCaaagtcatgttttgttttcttttttttttgccttcctgatCATTTTCTGTTCGCCTCTGCAGGTCGAGAGTTCTTTGTTGGCCTTTCCAAACGGACCAATCAAAGAGGAGCCGAGATCCTGGCTGATGCCTTTAAGGTGAGATCAAGTCATGGACGTAAgtgagcaaattcttttgtcatTGGCAAACGGTTGTTGGCCACAAGCCACATACTCCAACGCTGCTGCTCATCCCACAAAAGCAAAGAATGTTCCTCATAAAGGCAAATGACCAAGATTTATCACATTGTTACAATGTCCAAAGTAAACTACTATGTGCCAAAGTTCCGATTTCCGTAGGGGAACTTGCAGAAATGAAAATCCAACGGTTCCTCTCTCCGTTTGTAGGATTACGCCGTGTCCACTGTGCCCGTGATGGAAAAGCTCCACCTGAAGAGCCTCTGCAGCATGGGGGGACCGGGCCTCATTGTCGTCGGCTCCAGCGAACCTGCTCAGAAAAGCCTCAAAGTATGTAATGTGTTGACGGAAAGGGCGTCATTTTGCCAACCCTGCTCGTGGGAAGAATCCAACGATTGTCCTTCGACTGGCACAGCAGGCGTTGCTTCTTTTGGAATTCTTTGGTAGCCTCTTGGCTCAACCTCTTGGAATGTGTTCTTTTCCTCTCCACTGAATGGACATTCACACTCATCAACCTCGGCTTAGGTTTAGGGCAATCCGATATAGCTAAGGTCCGTTTAAAGAGCTTGAATGCTACCGCAGCAGAAGAAAAATGAAGCAATGCGCACACCGCAGATGAAGTGGAAGGGATGACGGGATGGGATGTTATTATTTCTTCTATGGACAGGTGACAAATGGCTGTCAACTAAGATCTGATCTGCCTTGGCTGATTCATGTGAATCCCGTGATCATTGCTAGTCTACTGAATCAGACTGAATTCCTTGGAATTGGAGTGGCTGCAGTTTCCCACGAATATTCTTATTTAAGATACAAGGCCATCATTCTGGGCCACGTGCAGCACTTTCTGTTTTACAGCTCTTTATTGATCATCATGCAATACTATTGGGTATGCATCGCTCGAAAACAAAAGTTCCAACAAGTTGGAATAGTCTGTTGGGTTAGGACAATCGGGCTGTCCTCCTTTTATCTTTGGATGAGGAATCATTTTTCAAATTGCTTTATTCATGAAACTTACTGTAGTAAGATgagctcatatatatatatatactttatatatactTTGTTGTTTTACACTGGTGTACGTAAGTATTTTCATAAGCATGTGTTTAGCTTTCCCAATAAGAATGCACATTGACCAGATGGACTTCATCTTCCGTCCTTCCCTTTCACCACAATGAAGTCATTCCCCTAAATAGCGACGGAGACTGCAGCACCCTCTCTCCCCCTACTCCGTCATGAGGTCACCAATGGATGATGTTTGGGGTTCCCCTGGAGGTTGTTTATAGTGTGGATTCCTCAGTGAAGGTCTCAACTGGAGTTGTGCCTCCGGACTAAAGAGCAAAAGAAgatatacgtacgtatataaAGTGAAATGTCAAGCAAAAGACGTGCTGCAGTAAGACTGTGGACAACATTTGGCCTCCCATCTAATCCCCCTGTGTGGGAGAGGCGGCTTGGGCGGTCACGCACATGAAGATTGTTTTCGTTTtgcgctgctgctgttgttgcataAGCCTCTCCCTAGCCCTCCCTAGCCCTCCCTACCCCACCCTACCCCCTAGTGAGCTACCTGGGAGTCTGTCTGAGGATATTACATCACCTTTAGTTTCATTTCC includes the following:
- the ddah1 gene encoding N(G),N(G)-dimethylarginine dimethylaminohydrolase 1 isoform X4 → MSSPINRTEAMKGALKDLNLNIVEMTDESATLDGGDVLFTGREFFVGLSKRTNQRGAEILADAFKDYAVSTVPVMEKLHLKSLCSMGGPGLIVVGSSEPAQKSLKIMQQMSDHRYDKLTVPDDLAANCIYMNLPDKGQVLLHCTAEEYPESVKVFDKLNDYKLFPVSNSEKVKVDGALTCCSVLINKKSSN
- the ddah1 gene encoding N(G),N(G)-dimethylarginine dimethylaminohydrolase 1 isoform X3, producing the protein MTTDCAWTEAMKGALKDLNLNIVEMTDESATLDGGDVLFTGREFFVGLSKRTNQRGAEILADAFKDYAVSTVPVMEKLHLKSLCSMGGPGLIVVGSSEPAQKSLKIMQQMSDHRYDKLTVPDDLAANCIYMNLPDKGQVLLHCTAEEYPESVKVFDKLNDYKLFPVSNSEKVKVDGALTCCSVLINKKSSN
- the ddah1 gene encoding N(G),N(G)-dimethylarginine dimethylaminohydrolase 1 isoform X5, which produces MKGALKDLNLNIVEMTDESATLDGGDVLFTGREFFVGLSKRTNQRGAEILADAFKDYAVSTVPVMEKLHLKSLCSMGGPGLIVVGSSEPAQKSLKIMQQMSDHRYDKLTVPDDLAANCIYMNLPDKGQVLLHCTAEEYPESVKVFDKLNDYKLFPVSNSEKVKVDGALTCCSVLINKKSSN